The genomic region TTCCTCGCCGCCGCCGCGAGCGCTGTCGTCGGTGCGACGTTGGACTTCGGCTGGGGGCAGCTGGGGCCGTTGCGCGATGTGGCCAGCCCGACCCCCGTGCCGGGGCGGCTGGGACTGGAGGACGTACGGCGGATCGAGGCTGCGACGGGGGCGTTGAAGGCCCTGGACTACCAGCAGGGCGGGGGGTCGGTCCGAGACGCGGCGATCGCGCATGTCTCCTGGTGCAGACGATTGCTCTCCGCGGACTGCACCGAGGCCGTGCGCGAGCGGCTGCTCAGCGCGGTGGCCGGCGCGCACCGCTTCGCCGGCTGGACCTCCTTCGACGTCGGCCTGGCCGATGCCGCCCGCTACCACTACGTGCAGGCGGTCGAGCTGGCCAAACAGGCCGATGACCACGGGCTGATGTGCAGCGTGCTCTACGCCGCGGCCCGGATCGAGCTGCACAACGGCGCGGTCAACGACGCGCTGAAGCTGTTCCAGCTCGGCGAGATCCCGGCCGCGGACGCCGCCGACGCGCACGCCGGCGCGGTGCTCGCGGCCAACCAGGCCTGGGCCTACGGCCGCCTCAACCGGCCCGACCTGGCGGCCTCGGCGATGGCCCGCGCGCGCCGGGACTTCGCCCGCGCCCAGGAGTACGGCGAACCGGAACGACCCACCTGGGCCGCCTTCTTCACCGCCGCGGACCTGGCCGCCAGCGAGGGCATGATGCACCTGGAGATGCGCGACGGCGACCCGTTCCGGGCCATCCCGCTGTTCGAGCACTCCATCGGCCTGCGCACCGCGCTGACCGCGCGCAGCCAGACCTTCGAGCGGATCGCCCTGGCCACCGGGTATCTGCGCGCGGGGGACCACCGGCTCGGCGTGCCCGCGGCGGTCGCCGCGGTCTCCGCCGCCGAACAGCTCC from Crossiella sp. CA-258035 harbors:
- a CDS encoding helix-turn-helix transcriptional regulator gives rise to the protein MALVRRDISRVYQLLRRLGITQKRIAARTGQSQSEVSEITKGRQVMAYDVLARIGEGLGIPRGYMGMGYSPGVAVDGPSGGREDEDVQRRRFLAAAASAVVGATLDFGWGQLGPLRDVASPTPVPGRLGLEDVRRIEAATGALKALDYQQGGGSVRDAAIAHVSWCRRLLSADCTEAVRERLLSAVAGAHRFAGWTSFDVGLADAARYHYVQAVELAKQADDHGLMCSVLYAAARIELHNGAVNDALKLFQLGEIPAADAADAHAGAVLAANQAWAYGRLNRPDLAASAMARARRDFARAQEYGEPERPTWAAFFTAADLAASEGMMHLEMRDGDPFRAIPLFEHSIGLRTALTARSQTFERIALATGYLRAGDHRLGVPAAVAAVSAAEQLQSRRVLDRLTPLKEEAARRRDPDCQQLVHEITTVQSQYAA